CATCAGTCATTGATGAATAAATTCTTATGAAAGAGTCCGAAGTTTGTGTGAACTTCCCATCACTGATTTCAGATTGTAGTACCGCTCACTGCAATCCTGAACCGTAGTCTGTCCCATTACCTCTCATCAAATGTCCCTTGACTCAGACCTACTCTACATTAGTCCAATCGTCCTTACCATAGACCACAATTAAAAGTTACGTAATCATTCAACCAATCCATCATGAACTGCCTATAGAAAACTTCGAGTATGTCAatgttccaaaaaccctaaatcatctAGTTCAGATGAGTCAAGCCCTCGTTTTCAAAAACAATCTAAGGACTCTAAGAAACCGCAGTTGAATCTCACTGAATGCGGTTCTCTGAAAGCTCTGGAAAAAATGGCTTTCAAAGTGGAATTTCAATCTcgtaataaaaaattgaaaacctTTTCGAAAAACAAAAGACAAGTCATAATATCAAATCACAAAAGTCCAGAAAAAGCTTGTTTTTCAAACTATCTTTCTAAAATCATGGCACACAAGAAATCAAGAAAAATGGAATGTCGAATTACTCAAATATTTTCAAAGTCTTCTGACAAAACCCAAAAGCAAATAAAGTCTTTTCGAAGAACTGGTTTTATAATCTATTCGTTATACGACCCAAAATGGAAGGCGATTTTGCCAATACCAACACTTTTCAAGACACCTCAACCTCTTGCAAAATCACATCCTAAGAGATTCACACGTGCAAATCGTACTGTTTCAAAACCAAAAAGCACTCAGACTAGTTACAAGACTAATCCCACACCCTTCAGACCGCTGACCAAAAGTAATGTCAgggaaaatattaaaaaatcatcaTCGAGATTTCACCATCAAAAGGGGTTATCTCGAGCCCCACCTAGTTCTTTTCAAAAGAATCATACTTTTCAAAAACCATGTACTTGTCAGAAATCTCATACTTTTCAGAACCCTCACACTTTTAAAAGGTCTCAAAACTCTTGAAAATCTCACAACACCCCAAAAGCTCACAAGTACCCAGGTCTAGGATTAAAAGTTAACGTGAAATCTGTCCCTACAACCTCGATTCATGCATCCATGAAAAATCCACCTGTAGCCTTGAGCTCCAAACTTGTTAGGGTGCCCAAACTAACCATGTAAATTTCAGGCAATGtacaaggaggaacaagaagaggagtGGTTAATtcacagtgcctgctccttgcacatgactggaaggttagagtacctttgGGATTTCAGGTCAATTTGCAATGGTGTAAATGTAACCTTAGGCAACAACGCAGACGGGATAATATGAGGTTATGGTGTTCTTACTACAAGGAATTGCTCTAtccaaaaggttgcttatgtggAAGGTGTCAAACACGATCTCATCGGTGTAtcccaactatgtaaagcaggccatAGGGTTGAATTTGACAATGATTACTGCTACATAATGACGAATGATAGAACTACATGCTTGATCAAATCCAAGTCTAAATGGACCATGTGCCCCTTGGACATTTCTCTGATAATTGGAAAACCGCAACTGTGTTTTCTGTCAAAAGTAGTATCAGAGGTCAGCTAGCTATGGCACCACAAGCTAGCTCATCTTAACTTCCGATATATCAACAACCTGGTCACTggagaaatcgtccaaggtctcCCAATTCTAAAATTCATCAATGATACTCTATGCTCTGCCTGTGAATGTGGGAAGCAGTCCAACGCAAGTCATtctatggtgattgattcttcaaTTTCTAAATCTCTAGAGCTCTTACATATTGATCTTTACGGTCCATCTACTATAGCTAGTCTCCATCACAAGAAATACCTACTGGTTATAGTAGATGACTTCACTCGTTTCACATGGGTCTTTTTCTTAAGACTCAAGTCTAAAACATCGCAGGTCCAAATCAATTTCATCAAGGAGATTGAACTGCATATCAAATTACCAGAACGACACATAtgaagtgataatggaaccgagttcacaAATAATGTCCTGAACAATTATCTTAGTTTCAAAGGGAACTAGCCACAATTtttcagctccttacacaccgcAACAGAATGGAGTAGGAGAGCGACGAAATCGCACTCTGGTAGAAACAGCCAGATCTATGCTCAACTTCACAAACCTTCCtctatacttctgggctgaatcAGTGGCAAtaacatgctttgttcaaaaccgaagcattgtCTGCAAGCGTCTCAATAAAACTCCGTATGAGGGCCTGAACAATCGTAAACCAAAGTCAGATTCTTTAAAagttttgggtgtagatgttttgtgataaaTCACAAGGATCATCTGAAAAAGTTTGCACTAAAGTTAGATGAAGTCATTTTCCTTGGCTACTCAGCAAAGAAAGTAGCCTATAGGGTTCTTATAAGACGCACAAGATTAATAGTGGAAAGCTTCGATGTCAAATTCGATGACTATTACGTCTGCAACACTGCTCCATCAAATGAAACTAAAGTAATCCTTGAAAGTGATATCCCATTCTCTTCGCGTCCCCTAACATAGTTGAAATAAACTATGATGATCTTTTAGACCAAATAGAGATAACTCAGCTATCCGAAGTTCTAGTGTCTTCggaagctcaacaacaacatgccgaAGTTTCTGGTCCTACTCTATCCGATCAAGTGTCACTCAATACTTCCACTCTACTGATTGATGGAGAAAGTTCCACTCTAGATCAGGTGACAATTATCAAAGTTCCAGTATTTGAGGAAGTAGCTCCCGTCCCTCTCCATAGAGGATCTTTACTTTCGAATGTATCCTCAGACTTAGACGATGAAATCAAAGAGACCATTGATACAAGAACAGATCCAAGGGTTATCACTCTCTCAACATTCTAAGGGGAACCATCTCAAGTTTAAGGGGAGCTCCCATCCGTAATTCAGGGGGAAGCTCTCTCAACTGCTCAAGAAAATGTTGATCCAACTTCCTTAATTCAAGACAATTCAGCCGGCTACTCTCAAGTCTAGGGGGAACTACAGTCTCCAACCGAAGAATCCTCTGATATAGAAGACATTCTCTCCACCGCAATCACTGATCATCtgcaatatcatcttcatgtaagGAAAAAAGGATCACCCACTTGGTTAAATCATCAGAAACCCATTTGCAGGTATCCAAACTTGATCCTCAAAAGACTTATCTGACCATTGTCACTATTAAGAGTTTATTTCCTCGATCGAGCCCCGAACCAACAAAGAAGCCTTAATGGAACCTGACTGGATATCTGCAATGCAAGAGGAACTagcagaatttgaaagaaacaaagtgtggcaccTTGTTCCAAAGCCAAAAGGTCACACTATTGTCGGTACAAGATGGGTATACAAGAAAAAATTGGATGAATATGACATGGTCGTCAGAAACAAAACGAGACTAGTCGCTAAGGGGTATAGTCAACTATAAGGTGTTGATGTTGATGACACATACGCCCCTTTAGCACTGATGGAAGCCATACGCATCTTCTTAGCGTATGCAGTTCACAAGATATCAAggtacatcaaatggatgtaaagagTGCCTTCTTAAATGGTGAACTGAAAGAGGAGGTTTAACTTCGACAACCTCTGGGCTTCGAAAGTAATGAATTCCTAGATGACTACTACAAGCTTGAgaaagcagtttatggtctaCAAGAAGCTCCAAGTGCTTGGTACGATACTCTCTCAGAATTTCTTGTCTCGTTCGGATACAAAAGAGGAGtcattgatcccacattatttagaaaagcaaatggtaatcaccttatgcttgtacaaatatatgtggatgatattatcTTCTGATCAACAGATTAAAGGATGGTAGATGATTTTGCGAAGatcatgaccaacaagttccaaatgagcatgaatagagagattattTTCTTTATAGGACTTCAAGTAAAACAAGATCCACAAGGAATATTCATTAATCAGGAGAAATACACCTCTGAACTACTTAAGAAATACCGTATGGACAACTGTTCCTCAACCAAGGTTCCTATGtccttcggatataagatttcTGTTGATCCGTCCGGAGAATCAGTAGACCATAAAACTTATAGAGGAATGATTGGTTCaatgatgtacctcaccgcaagcagaccaAACATTGTCTTCGCAACTGGTGTATGCGCAAGATACCAGGCCGATCCGAATATATCACATACGACCACAGTTAAACAAATTCTCAGATACTTAAAGGGCAGCAAGGCTCTAGGTCTTTGGTATCCTGCAAGGAACGACTTCAACCTACAAGCATTCAGAGATACGGATCATGTTGGATGTAGATTGGATAGAAAAATCACTTTCGGTGGATGTTAATTTCTCGGCggaagactcgtcagctggtcatCAAGGAAACAAAGTTGTGTCTCTTTATCCACTGGAGAAGCATAATATGTGGCCGCAACTAGCTGTTGTTCACAAGTCTTGTGGCTGAAAAACTCAACTTATGGAATACCGATACTGGATGCTGCGGATACCGATTTGTTGTGACTCAGAGAGTGATTTAGCGATTTCCCACAACCCTATTCATCACTCTAAGACAAATCATATTGAACTatggtatcactttatcaaagaccacgttttgaaaggtaacattgaactaatttttgttaacactcatgaagagattactgatgtattcacaaaggcacttgactctacaaagcACAATAGTTTCTTAGAAATGTTATGAATGACGAATCCAgacccacaattctttttgaattgataggtaccgcatACTATTTCTGGTCTTTGTTGCGGTCCTAGCTAAATATATCTATCATACATGGTTTTAGTATACCttgtgtaccgcaaccatatatcatacctatATTTGTAGGGTTATTATTGTTTGTTATGTCtgattttgttcaagtgtttcaCTCAGTTCCTTCTACTGCAGTCTTCGAACCACTCACCGCAAAAATGAAGCTATCCGTAACGATTATCCAATCCGCAATGGCTGTTCAATCCTCAGTTGTATTGAATGCACCTTCAACCACTTCATAAATTCAAGGAACTTTGTGTGCTATTAAATGATTCTCATTAAATATAAAACATTCTCAAAAACATTTGTTTGTAGCATATAAAGTTTCAATTCCTTTTCAAATAGTCTATtagtgtcagacctattttaggtatcaTGACAAATAAAATAGTTTTCCATAAAACAAATCTTTTTAGAAATCTTCTCCTTAAACTGTCAACTCCCCTCATCCAAAATGTCAAATCCGTTCCAAATTCTTACTTTATTCGACGGACTTTTACCCCTCATCACACGTTCTCGAAACGTGCATTTTTGGgcctaaaaactaaaaataaagttTCTTGTATTTACTTTATTCACGGCTGCAATTGGTTAAAACCTAAGGGTTTTTACGATTCACAGCTGTAAATAGGGTAAATCCAATAAACGTTTCAGATCTGGCGGTATATCAGTTCTTCTCCCCCTCCCCCCAACAAAGCTTTACGCTTTCTGTACTCTCAAACGACGACCTTCATCTTCTTCACCTTCTTGCATTCAAACTCTTTTCCCGCAAGTTCTTAAAATCTTTTTCAACAATGGTGAAGTCTGGCGTTTCAAAGAAGCAAGCCAAGGATTCTGGTTCCACTCATCCCGCTGGTTTTGAATCTGTTGCAAGAAATCAATCGCCTTCAATTGCATCTAGCAATTTTAGGGTAATCTTCGAAGATCATCACTCTTACAGTGAAGCCATCCGTCTAGTGATCAAGTATATCTCAAATCATCCCCTGTTTGGAGCCTTTAACTCCTTCCCTGATGTTGTCCGTCTGTTGATTCTCTTCAAATGTGCATTCTCTGCATATCGGCCCATCAATAACCTTAATGAAGTTCATCTGAATCTAATTGATGATTCTTTGGTCGTCCTGACCAAAGAGAAATTACTGAATGCGATCAACTTGTGTGTTCTTCCTTCAACAAAATTCATCACTCCCAGTGTGAATGGCATCATCACCTCACTCTACGAGATGGGAGACCAAAAGAAACTCAAGGGAATTGGAGAGTTCAAGAAAAATTAGTTGCCTACTGTTTGGCAATTCATGTGCCATTTTATCATCTGCAGTCTCTTAGGGAGAACCGGAGGCACTGATAATATGGGCCTGAAGCTACTAGAATTCGTTTGGAGCTTATTCAGTAACAACGACGTCAACTATGGGCAAATCTTGTGGGATGAATTCCTTCAGTACATACCCAAATAGAATCTGAAGACAGCCCTAAGAGAGCTCACTTTTGCTTAATTTTGGTCCTTTTGCATTTCTGATCTCCACCACGATGCACAACTGAGCATGGGAAAtgacatcaacttcttcatcACTAGAGATCTAAAAAGGTACCCCACCTCTATGGATCAATCTTTATTTGGACCACTTAGACGTCTTCATGTTCATATTTTGATCTCCGTTGGACTTGAAATGCATGAAGTCACGAACCatattgaggctacggaaggtattgacccataccttcctaccccaccTCCTCCAAGTTAATCTATAATGGCCTCGATAGAACCCCACCATGCGGTGAGTAGCGCAGCCCCAACTTTTACTCAATCTCAGCTTCCACTAGAACGACATCTAAAACAGCTTGTATCATCAAAGAAAGCCCCCCGTGGCAAAGCAAACAAAGGCGAAACCTCAAAAAAACGCAAGTCCAAGATTGTTACGTCCTCGGATGATGATTCTGATCACAATCCCCTATCAATGTTGAAGAGTCTAATAGTGACTCAGGTCCTATTCTAGCTCTCAAAAAACAAAGGACCAATCCCTGTTCTAGCCAAATGCGTATCTGGACTGATACCGcagcctctcaaaaggctccaGTAGTCCTTAGGGTTCATGCAAACCTATTATGTACAACCCTCTCTAGCTACTCGGACACAACAGGTGTGTTCGTTTCATATTCAAGTGGAGACACGTCCCCGAATGAATCCCAAAGGGATTCACTTGGTTCAAAACTCCCTAAGGTCTCCAAGGCTTCTCGTATTCATTTCTTTTAGGAACAGGAGTTGCGCTCCATACTTGATTTGGTCATCCAAACGCTCGATACACCTTCCCATCGGCATGGCGATTCTTCAGTccatgccagaactgagccgaggctACACTTGACTAtgggtcaaggagaccgaggaagctcaggaaaCCCTAGTCTGCTTCCCTTAGAAATATGCgttttaggcacggtgagcacaaatgtgcaaggatccgtgaacccaggGGACACCCTGGTGCGCAATCAAGGACTTGACGGTTATGATACTGATGATACTTGGAATCAGGATCGTCCCACTACTGAGTCCGTTATTTGAAATTATAAGGCTTTTCGCAGGGAATTCCAAGCCCGCAAGGATCAACAGACCAAGCAGCAACAACCGAAAGAGCAGGAGATCCAGACAGTAGCAAAATACTGGGCTGATGCAATTAACAACTCCAATACCGTTGCCACCATCTCCAAAGTTCAAGATTGGATGCTCTCTATGGCCGAAACACTCCAAAGGGCTCAAGCTCTTCAACATAGTGAAGGTCCATCACAGCCCCTTCCAACACAAGTTCGAGACTCTCAAGATGATGGCCCCACAATGGAAGTCAGCTCCACACCTACATTTGGCTTTGATGACTTAGACATGACCGAAGTCAATCAACCTTCGGGTTCAGATGACTTTATGATGATTTTTGATGAAGATTCTTCCAGTGGTTCACAACACTCCACCTCCAAACCTAaacagaagaagaaaaagaaaatggTTGTATCTCTTAAAGAGTTTTTAAGCCTACAAGCAAAGGTTGATCAAATTTTGGCTACTGTGAAGTCTACCCAACCGCAAGACACTTCTACTCAAGAAACGCTCATCGAACGCATTGAATGTCTTGAACCCAAAGAAAGGCTAGCTGATGAGAGAATATCTCTCAAGGTCGAGATGGGTATTCGATCCCTGGATACAAACAGAAAGGCTGATCATGCACAATTCATCACCATTAAAGAGAAACTCATCACTGAGGTATCTACCATCATGAATGAACTTCTATCGGCCATCACGGACCAAAAGCCTTATTCTACCAAATTGGTTGAGGAAAATCATAGTGCTTATGAGTCTGCCATTTTTGTTCTTCATTCAACTATCAATAGTCTCTGATGATCCTTTTTTTCCACTGATCATGGCCAAGAGATTATGAAATTAACAAAGGAGATCCACACTCTGCTCTTAAAAACCATAATCCCCAATGATCAGCAACTTGGTGATACAATCCGAGCCCACTTTAACGATGTCATTGCGACGATTAACTGTCTTAAACAATGGCTTGTGGAAGACCCATGTGTTCCTTCCGCAAGAGGGGAAAGTGAAAACCGCAATACGAATCAAGTCTCTCATCAATTATCTCATCAAAATCAAACTCCCATTCGAGTCAGTCCAAGTCCTCAAGAAAAAGTTCGTTCTCCGTAACCATCTCCCAAACAGAAGAATTTGGTACCTTCTCAATCTCCTCCTCAATCTCAAAAAGTGCATAAAAAACCTGAATCGCCTCCTCGCCAAGAAACTCTTCCCTAGTTCAAAAACTTAGCTCCAACGATGTCATCAGAGCATGAAGACTCCACAACAACGCAAAAAAGGAAGCGTGATTGGAAAGCTGCCAAGTTCGCATATAAGATATGGAGAGACCATGGGTTTGACACTACCGTGGATGAAACCTTTATTAACTCGTGGGTCAATCCAACCCGCAGGCTCCAGGACGATGACTACAGGCCAGTACTGATGTATGTTGAGCCTTCGGTGGATGGCTACTGGGACATTCCCATTTCCTTGAATGCCATGTTTTTCACAGTTTTTGAGCCATTCGACCTAAGCCTCCCTGATGACCAAAGGCCTTCCGGAGTCAAATTTGAGAGCATATGGTTATGTGACAGGCCTTCCGGTGTCAAAAACTACAAGATTCGAAAATTCGTGAAGGATGAGTTCATTAAATATACACTGACTAGAAGAGGATGTGATTACATCTGTACTCAGGCCGACTTTCCTTGTATGAATCCTAAGGAAGTTTTTCTCATTTCTAGGGTGTTTCAAttcaaatttgaaaaacattCAACAATGACGATATTCCTTGAAAGATCATGTGAATATATCTAGAGCACTGTATGCGACTTTGCGAAACTGGATGCGGAAATTCACCCTGCCTTGGCTCAAAAGTTTAATCTTCCTGCACTTAAGCCCGCACCCATCCTTACTGAAGGATATTAAGAACGATCGTTGGGTGCAACCAACTTTCCTGAGTTGGGTGTTATAATCAAATGGCAAACAGCAAAGTAGAATATTTTGTCCTTATCTCAGCCATGCACCGCCTAACTCGAAGGCAACTGGAAGTCACCATGACTTCGGCTAAAAGATCTAAACACACAACACAGGAAGTTAAATTTGAGATCACCCAAAGAATCAACTGGCAGATTGAAGTAAGGAAGTTCTGGTGGCTGCTAATCAAATTTCTAAAGCTCGACAGATgagaagttaaagaggtcacttaggggaaattgttgaaacatataagtgaccctcttaaacttgaaAGATCTGAATCCATCTATAGATCCACAATCACTATCTCAACCGTAATCAAGAATCGCATCCGCAATCTTCATCTTACTAATTAGCTTTAGTTTTTTCTATTTACTTTTGTCTTTACATCTCTTTGTCCATTGTTCCTTGCATAACCACATTTGAAATCATAGAACTTGTAACCTTCGAGACTCTATAAATAAAGTTCtatttatgaataaaaataaacatCTCTTGAATCTCATATCTTATGTtactatcttcttactctcacaTCTTCAAACATCTTCACAATTTCTGTTtataatctctcttcggagcaattCATTCTTGACTTCAACACTATGTTTGATCGCACTCCCTAACTTGTATTGATTGCAATCCTTGTTAAGAGTcaacttaagtgtatacttgatataatacttgttgtcatttatatttccttatatttccaCACCTAACTATCTAATTATCTAACTAACTAAcctttaacttattattgttgagctttatgatcctttgagttaAACTTTATTCCGAAATACTACTTGTACAAATGTTTTTTCAAGTGTGTTTCTTAAGTTTTCCTCTCAGCATCCGTCATCTGAAAGCCCACAGAAGAAACCTTTGTGGTTTTGGAGAGAAAGATGGCAAGCAAGGCTTATTGCTTACTAAAAATTGTAGGCGACCGTCTCAAAAAAACTTGACGAGATAGTTTTTTCCTTTAGCTCGAAAGAAGAGGTGGTGAACATTATGGGAGAGAACATGGTCGAGGCCGATTTTGTAGTCGAGGGGGTGTTCAATGTCATGATTCAGATCAGCCCCGACATTAGGCTTTTGAGCCAAGAGACTTTTTTGATGAATCGTTACCGTGGAAGAAGATTAACCCCCTTAAAAGCTAACAATTATCAAAGACAATATTGTTGCTAATCTTTTTTATGGTGAAAATAGGATTGATTTTGATATTTGGTACATTGATTATGGGGGTAGAAATCACATACCGAGAGCAAAATCAAAGTTTGATGAACTAGACGAGAGCATGCCGAGTTATACTCGGTTTGGATATGGGTCAAAAttgatatcaaaataaaaggttcaATTTTGTTTGATTGTAAAAACGAGAATCAATAGCTAGTTAGCCAAGTATATTTTCCATCCTTAACTTAAAATAAATGTCACAAGTCTTGGGTAACTAATGAAAGATGGGAATGGTGTGAGTTGCATGGTGATACTTTACGAGATTTCGACAACAATAAAACTTTACTTTCAAAATCAAAGAGGTCCTTAACCAACTTTACAAGATAGTTTTAAAAGTAGGTCAAGCGGCATGTTTTTTTATCAACTAACAACGATCCCAATTGGTTGTGGCATGCATGACTTGGGCGTGTCAACTTTTACACCTTAAAATCCTTGCGAGAGAAGAAGACGCTTGACGGAGTACTCTTGataaaacacccaaataaaaTTTGTGAAGGTTGCATGGAGGGAAAACAGTCGTGGCACCCTTTTCTTGACACAACAAGCTATGGCGCAAAGAAACCAATGTAATTAATTAATGTAGACGTTTGTGGACCGATTACTCTTATGAAACTTGGTGGAAGTAAGTATTTCTTGTTTGTTGATGATATTTTCGAGATATATGTGGGTTTATACAATGTCGGGAAAAGACACTTTGAATGGATCATATGGGAGagtttctttttagaaaattcaaGCACACTTAACCATATGGTTTCATGGGATTCGAGCCCCATTAGTTTTTAAAACACGTCTGATAAGTGATAAGTAAGGTTTCTACACCTCCTTATAAGCACTTCTTCGTTCTACTTACCATCTAATGTGAGATAGTGGGCACCACTTCTCCCCCACAGGGGGCCACGTCCCCATCCAAAGTTAAACGTCACTGTTACCCAgctttgataccatttgtaaAATCCTCAAATGCACATtaataagtattttatatgctaatttttaatttatttatcctATCTACTCTAACTACCTAAAACACAATAGACAGTATACCTAGTCGCATAATACGATAGTACGGTAAGTAGGGTGTCGAACACTTGGGGAATGGGAATGAAAAAGTCTAATAAAAGTTAACTATTTAAATAATTAAGAAAGATTTAGGGGTTGTtctgattttgcaagtttagaaacttaataaaaatcaaatttgaaattttataaaataggaaGTACTCAAATAAAGACAAAGCAGAAAAAAGGTTTTGAAAACAAGATTTAAAAAGTATTTCCATTTAGATTCGATTCACCTATTCCATAATAAGTATCTTTAGTCGTTAATTTAAGACTAAATGTAGCTAAAAGTATTGAAATATCCCATAAAATATATAACCAAATATGGTGATATCACACGTACTCGAATGGAAATGTTCCTAGGGATCACCCATCTAGAAATTTCTCCCATACAAGCATGCTTAATCAGAAAGTTCTCATAAGATGTAAGACCTCATGATTTTAGAATATATCATGAAACTAAAGTTCCCGCACTCCCTTATAAGGAGTTCTTCATTACATATTAACAACCAAAGAGTAGTATGTTGCTAGAAAACAAAAAAGGCGAAACCATCGTGTCTCGGAAGATTTGATCTATACGGCCTACACCACTATGTTATTCATGGAAACCCAATCAAATTTTATCGCATGATCGAGATTTAATCAAGATGTTCTTTTATGAACATATGACATATGTGGAGTAAGAAGTTGATTCAAATGCATATCTAGACCCATTACAAAATGGTGATTGACCTGTTAAACCAATCGATTTTCACACACATATATTTCTATGGATACTTCTTTGATGACTAACCCTATGCCCTCTTTTGTTTCTCAAGTCTCAACCTTACTATGTAATCTTTATTACTGGGAATTTGAACTTATTTTATTATATGAACATATGTTCATAAATAAGAATAAGTACATATTCACAGAGAGATTGTATTTATAGACAAACATACCTTAGTTATCGATTCCAATCTACAATCCTTATGAAACAAAATTTTTTGTTCAGTTACATTGTCG
The genomic region above belongs to Lactuca sativa cultivar Salinas chromosome 4, Lsat_Salinas_v11, whole genome shotgun sequence and contains:
- the LOC111885643 gene encoding uncharacterized mitochondrial protein AtMg00810-like → MVDDFAKIMTNKFQMSMNREIIFFIGLQVKQDPQGIFINQEKYTSELLKKYRMDNCSSTKVPMSFGYKISVDPSGESVDHKTYRGMIGSMMYLTASRPNIVFATGVCARYQADPNISHTTTVKQILRYLKGSKALGLWYPARNDFNLQAFRDTDHVGCRLDRKITFGGC